TAAGAGCCAACATAAATGAAGTGATAAATTTAGTACGCATCATACAAAATCGTTTTAATGGTTTATATTATTTGATTTTTATCTTTCTATAGAAGAAGATGCTGCAAAGATACGATAATAAAATGAAACGGCAAAAAAAAATGAGCTCTCATAGTGATGAGAGCTCATTTTTTTTGCTTAATTTTCCTAATATATTTTGTATAAGTAAAAGATGATGATAACGTTTCTCAACGTCTGTTTGATTTAACTGATGCAAAGATACTGCCTTTTTCATGTAAGCAGTCGCAAATATCAATTTTTATAGGGCAAAATCTGATTTTACACCTAATTCAAACAGTTTTTACCACCTTTTTACTCTTTTTATCCACCTTTTTATTGTAATTTTACAAATATCCTATATGAATTTACACGTATTTTATGATAAAGAAAGCATTTTCTCAATCGGCTTTACAGCCTCTTTTGCAATATTTTCTTCCACTTCTACAGTAGGCCAACCATATTTCAAGGCGTTATAAATCTTCTGGAGTGTATTCATCTTCATATATTCACACTCATTGCAGCTACACCCTACTCCACCTTCACTTACCTCAGGAGGAACAGGATAGAATGTTACCTGCGGACAGTTGCGCTCCAGTTCGTGCAGAATACCAGCCTCTGTAGCGATGATATATTCCTTGATTTCAGGATGCTCCTTGGCATAATTGAGCATAGTAGCCGTAGAACCCTTCACATCAGCCACAGCCAATACCGGAGCCTTACACTCCAGGTGAGCCATCACCACAGCCTCAGGATGCTCTTTCTTGAGCTTTACGATGGCCTCAACAGAGAATTTCTCATGCACATGGCATCCACCATTCCAGAGGAGCATATTTCTGCCCGTCACGCTGTTGATATAGTTGCCGAGGTTATAATCTGGTCCAAAGATGATTTTTTCGTCCTGTGGGAAGCTGTCAATCACCTTCTTGGCATTCCCGCTGGTAACCACACAATCGGTCAGAGCTTTCACGGCAGCAGTCGTATTCACATAACTTACCACCTTGTATCCAGGATGCTCTTCCTTATACTTTTTCAAATCCTCAGCCTTGCAGCTGTCGGCAAGTGAACAACCCGCATTCAGATCAGGACACAAAACCGTCTTGTCAGGACTCAGGAGTTTGCAAGTCTCAGCCATGAAGTGTACACCACACATCACCATTACCTTGGCATCCGTTTCAGCAGCCTTGCGAGCCAAGGCCAAACTGTCGCCCACAAAGTCTGCGATATCCTGGATATCCCCCACCGTATAGTAGTGAGCCAGAATAATAGCATCCTTCTCTTTGCAAAGCTGTCTGATTTCAGCTTTCAAATCCAAGGTCTCGTCAACAGGTTCGTCAACGTATCCTTTTTCAATCCATTCTTTTTTCACCATAACATTAATATTATATTTCTATTTTTAAATTTAAAAGAAAAGAATATAGGGATTATGATATGCCGTGGATAAGTGGATAAAAAATGCTCAGAAAGTTTGCATATTTAGTTATCCAAGTCTTTTCCCTACTTATTAAAAACTTATTCTCCTACGTTCTTGTTGGCTCATAATGTTTTAAATGACTTATTAACATTTCCCCAATTCGGTGCAAAGTTAATAAGTTTATATCTTTTTTCGGTCAAAAATCGTGAAAAACTTCCTAAAAACTAAATAATAACCCTGTGGATATCCGCATTTCATAAGTCCGAGACCCGTGTGTGTGGATTTCCTCAAAGTTATTACAGAGTTATTAAGATGGTTATACATACACTTTTCCACGAATTTGTGGAAAACGGAGAGAAGTCTAAAAACAGATAGTCCCACAGATTTCACTGATTTACACAGATCTATTTGAAACCATGTGTAATTCTGTAATATCTGTGGGACTTTACAGGGTGTAGAGTGTGTGACTTATGGCACATCCTCTATATATTTTTATAGTTTATCAGTTACTTTAGCAACTTTTTGATGCGTTCTACAATCATCTCTGGCTCAATATTGTTCAAGCAGGCATAGTCACCTCTCATGCAAGGCTTGTTGCCATAGATGCTGCAAGGACGGCAAGGCAGGTCGATTTGCACGGTATGGAGGATATTCTGATTCCATCCCATAAAGCCTGCATAAGGATGTGTAGCACCCCAAACGCTGACTACAGGTGTGTGAACCAAGGAAGCCAAGTGCATATTTCCACTATCCATGCTGAGCATGACATCCAGGTGGCTCATCAGGTTGAGTTCCTGTGATAAACCGCTGAGTTGTGCAGAAGCATTGATAACTTGTGGGTATTTCCCAGCCCACTCATTCATGATAGGAGTTTCGTCTTTTCCGCCTCCGAAAAGATATAAACGGGCTTGTGGATAACTGTGGATAAGTTGCTGGATAACTGTTTCCATCTTTTCCGTAGGATAAATCTTTCCCTTGTGCGCAGCAAAAGGAGCGATACCGATCCATGGTGCCGCATTTTCCCCAGGTTTGTGGATAATTCCTTCCTGGTCTGTGAATATCTGTTTAGGAAGAGAAGTCAAATCCCCTTTTCCTTCTCCATAGATGGAAGTGAAGTCCAGATCTACAGGATAACCTAAGCGTGCAAAGACATCAGCATAGTTTTGGAAAGAAGTAGGTTGCTGCACAAACTGTTTGTTGTTGGCAGCTATGAGTTTTCTCTTTCCCTTGCGATGCTTGTCGATATGGGCAACTTTAAAGTTATCCAGATTGAATCTCATGCGTAAGTAATCCGAACGGAGAACACTATGCAGGTCGGCAATAGCCGTAAACTGTTTAGCGACGAGGCGTCGGTAGAGAGCATTCAAGCCTTTGATACCTTTATATTCCCCTTTGATGTCAGCCTCCATAAATCCTATGTTTGGTGCAAGATCTGTGAAGAATGGTCTGGCAAAGGGGCGACTGAGTACGGTGATTCTTACGTGAGGATATTGTTTGGCCAAAGAATATACTACTGGTACAGTCATGGCAACATCTCCCATGGCTGAGAATCTGATGACAAGGATATGCTCAGTTTTCATTCTTTTACTTCTATATATAATATAATAATGTATAGGAAAGAATATGAGAAGAAAGAACATCATAGAAACTTTCATCTCATATTCTTTCCGGTTAGGCTTATTTGTGTTGTCTTTGAAAGAATGACTATTTCTGGTTGTAAAGTACAGGGTTTGTAGAAGGGTCGTTGTACATCTTCATCTGTCGATACACCTTCATGTACTTACGTCCAGCCTCGATATCTTCCAGAAGCTGGTCGATAGCTGTGCTCAAATCCACCTGCTGCTCCAGGAGTACATCAAGTTTAGCCTGGCACTTAGCCTTATGCTCGGCAGAAGCCTCAGGGCGCTCCACCTGCTCCTTCATGTGATAGATTTTGAGGGCAAGGATACTCAGTCGGTCAACAGCCCATGCAGGACTTTCCGTATTGATGCGAGCATCATCCTGTACCTTCACGTCTTTATAGATTTCACGGAAATAAGAGTCGATTTGTTCCACGAGATCAGTACGATCCTGGTTACTCTTGTCGATGCGGCGCTTCAAGAGCAGCGCTTCAGCAGGTTCAATCTGTGGATCGCGGATGATATCTTCGAAATGCCACTGAACGGTATCTATCCAACATTTCAAGTAAAGTCGGTTCTCAATACTACCCTCTTCAAAAGGGTTATTGATAGGAGTATCAATGTTATCTTTCACGTGATAATCGTTAATAGCCTGATTGAAAATCTTATTTGCTTTTTCTGTAAATGCCATATCGCTTTAATTATTAGTTCAACTTGTGCACAAAAGTAACTAAAATATTGCAAATAACCAACTAAAAATCAGAAAAAAGCAGATTTTCATGCACAAATTAGGGGTATTTGTGCACTGATATGCACTTTTTTCCTTAAAAAGTTTGCTTATATCAAAAAAAAAGTGTTCCTTTGCACTCGAATTTTTAATTAGAAATCGATTTATAAACATTTTAAAAGTTAAAATTATGTCAGAAATTGAAAGCAAAGTAAAGGCAATTATCGTTGATAAACTCGGTGTTGATGAGGCAGAAGTTAAGCCAGAGGCAAGCTTCACAAACGATCTCGGTGCAGATTCTTTGGATACAGTAGAGTTGATTATGGAGTTCGAGAAGGAGTTCTCTATCTCTATCCCAGACGATAAGGCTGAGAAGATTGCTACTGTAGGTGACGCTATCTCTTACATCGAGGAGAACGCTAAGTAATTTAGCAACTAATTTATACTAAATGGAATTAAAGAGAGTTGTTGTAACAGGTCTCGGTGCTGTGACTCCAGTTGGTAATACTCCTGAGGAGACTTGGGAGAGCCTTTTAGCTGGTAAGAGCGGTGCTGCACCTATTACTCATTTCGATACAACCCTTTTCAAGACCAAGTTTGCTTGCGAGGTTAAAAACCTGAACATCAATGATTGGATTGACCGTAAGGAGGCTCGCAAGCTTGACCGTTATACCCAGTTGGCTATGATTGCAGCTATGCAGGGTGTAAAGGATGCTAATATCGATCTTGAGAAGGAAGACTTAAACAATGTTGGTGTTGTATTTGGTGTAGGTATCGGTGGTATCAAGACATTCGAGGATGAGGTGAAGTACTTTGGTACTCACGAGGAGAACGGTCCTAAGTTCAATCCATTCTTCATCCCTAAGATGATTGCAGATATCGCTTCTGGTCAGATTTCAATCCACTTCGGATTCCACGGACCAAACTACACTACTACATCTGCATGTGCATCTTCAAGCAATGCTTTGGCTGATGCTTTCAACCTGATTCGTTTGGGCAAGGCAAACATCATCGTGAGCGGTGGTGCCGAGGCAGCTATCTGTGCATGTGGTGTAGGCGGTTTCAATGCTATGCACGCATTGTCAACACGTAATGATGACCCTGAGCATGCTTCACGTCCATTCAGCGCAAGCCGTGATGGATTTATCATGGGCGAGGGTGCTGGTTGCTTGATTCTCGAGGAACTGGAGCACGCTAAGGCTCGTGGTGCGAAGATTTATGCAGAGATGGTGGGTGAGGGCGAGAGTGCTGATGCTTATCACATCACAGCTTCTCATCCAGAAGGTCTTGGTGCTAAGCTCGTTATGGAGCGTGCACTTGCTGATGCCAATCTGAAGCCAGAGGATATTGATTACATCAATGTTCACGGTACATCTACTCACGTAGGTGATATCTCAGAGGCTAAGGCTATCAAGGCTGTCTTCGGTGATGCTGCTTACAAGCTCAACATCAGTTCTACCAAGTCAATGACAGGTCACCTCCTCGGTGCTGCTGGTGCAGTAGAGGCTATGGCTTGTGTTCTTAGTGTGAAGAACGATATCGTTCCTCCTACTATCAACCACGAAGAGGGTGATAATGATCCTGAGCTCGACTACAACTTGAATTTCACCTTCAACAAAGCTCAGAAGCGTGAGGTTCGTGCTGCATTGAGCAATACATTCGGATTCGGTGGTCACAACTGTTGTGTAGTATTCAAGAAGTATGCTGAATAATTTAATAGATAGAATAAAGCTCTCTTTCCGCAAGGACAAAGAGCTTTATTTTTCTTTGTACCAGATTCTTGGTTTCTATCCTCACAATATCAGTTATTATAAGATGGCGCTGATGCATAAGAGCATTATGCACCGTAATGCCAAGGGAAAGCCTGTCAACAATGAGCGATTGGAATTCTTGGGAGATGCCGTGCTGGATGCTGTTGTGGGCGATATCGTATATCAACATTTCCCTGGAAAACGTGAGGGATTTCTTACCAATACAAGAAGTAAATTGGTGCAGCGTGATACGCTCAATAAATTAGCCCAGGAGATGGGAGTCAACCAACTTGTTTTATCTAACGGACACAGTTCTTCTCATAACAGCTATATGGGAGGAAATGCTTTCGAAGCTTTGGTGGGTGCCATCTATTTGGACCGTGGTTATGATGCCTGCATGAAATTCATGAAGCAGCGCATTCTGGCAAAAATTATCAACATCGATAAGGTGGCTTATAAGGAGGTCAACTTCAAGAGCAAGCTTATCGAATGGAGCCAGAAGAACCGCGTGAACATTGAGTTTGTATTATGCGACCAAAAGAAGGATGGTAATGGAAATCCGATGTTTACTTTCCTGGTGACGATAGAAGGCATAGAGGGTGACAAGGGCACTGGATATTCCAAGAAGGAAAGCCAGCAGGCTGCTTGTAAGCTTACCCTGGAGCGATTGCGCAAGGAACCGCAGTTTATAGATGCTGTATTCTCTGCCAAGGCCAACAGAACCAAGATGGAAGAGGAACCTGTGGAGAATGTTCCTGATACTGAGGTGAAGGACGACTTCATTATCTCTCAGAATACGGAAACTAAAGAACCGGAGAAGCATGAGAATGTCTTCAAGGAAGAGGTTTTCGAGGATAGGGTTGTCAAGAAGGTAAATACTGTCGAGACAACCGATTCACAGGAAGAAGATGAATTTGATTTGAGCGATATTTCCGCACAGCCTAAGATACAGAGCCGTGAGGACATCATCGCTGCAGCCGAAGCCGCTGCATTTGCAG
This is a stretch of genomic DNA from Segatella hominis. It encodes these proteins:
- a CDS encoding DUF4254 domain-containing protein, whose translation is MAFTEKANKIFNQAINDYHVKDNIDTPINNPFEEGSIENRLYLKCWIDTVQWHFEDIIRDPQIEPAEALLLKRRIDKSNQDRTDLVEQIDSYFREIYKDVKVQDDARINTESPAWAVDRLSILALKIYHMKEQVERPEASAEHKAKCQAKLDVLLEQQVDLSTAIDQLLEDIEAGRKYMKVYRQMKMYNDPSTNPVLYNQK
- the nadA gene encoding quinolinate synthase NadA produces the protein MVKKEWIEKGYVDEPVDETLDLKAEIRQLCKEKDAIILAHYYTVGDIQDIADFVGDSLALARKAAETDAKVMVMCGVHFMAETCKLLSPDKTVLCPDLNAGCSLADSCKAEDLKKYKEEHPGYKVVSYVNTTAAVKALTDCVVTSGNAKKVIDSFPQDEKIIFGPDYNLGNYINSVTGRNMLLWNGGCHVHEKFSVEAIVKLKKEHPEAVVMAHLECKAPVLAVADVKGSTATMLNYAKEHPEIKEYIIATEAGILHELERNCPQVTFYPVPPEVSEGGVGCSCNECEYMKMNTLQKIYNALKYGWPTVEVEENIAKEAVKPIEKMLSLS
- a CDS encoding acyl carrier protein, whose translation is MSEIESKVKAIIVDKLGVDEAEVKPEASFTNDLGADSLDTVELIMEFEKEFSISIPDDKAEKIATVGDAISYIEENAK
- a CDS encoding glycosyltransferase family 9 protein, with the protein product MKTEHILVIRFSAMGDVAMTVPVVYSLAKQYPHVRITVLSRPFARPFFTDLAPNIGFMEADIKGEYKGIKGLNALYRRLVAKQFTAIADLHSVLRSDYLRMRFNLDNFKVAHIDKHRKGKRKLIAANNKQFVQQPTSFQNYADVFARLGYPVDLDFTSIYGEGKGDLTSLPKQIFTDQEGIIHKPGENAAPWIGIAPFAAHKGKIYPTEKMETVIQQLIHSYPQARLYLFGGGKDETPIMNEWAGKYPQVINASAQLSGLSQELNLMSHLDVMLSMDSGNMHLASLVHTPVVSVWGATHPYAGFMGWNQNILHTVQIDLPCRPCSIYGNKPCMRGDYACLNNIEPEMIVERIKKLLK
- the rnc gene encoding ribonuclease III: MLNNLIDRIKLSFRKDKELYFSLYQILGFYPHNISYYKMALMHKSIMHRNAKGKPVNNERLEFLGDAVLDAVVGDIVYQHFPGKREGFLTNTRSKLVQRDTLNKLAQEMGVNQLVLSNGHSSSHNSYMGGNAFEALVGAIYLDRGYDACMKFMKQRILAKIINIDKVAYKEVNFKSKLIEWSQKNRVNIEFVLCDQKKDGNGNPMFTFLVTIEGIEGDKGTGYSKKESQQAACKLTLERLRKEPQFIDAVFSAKANRTKMEEEPVENVPDTEVKDDFIISQNTETKEPEKHENVFKEEVFEDRVVKKVNTVETTDSQEEDEFDLSDISAQPKIQSREDIIAAAEAAAFAEE
- the fabF gene encoding beta-ketoacyl-ACP synthase II, whose translation is MELKRVVVTGLGAVTPVGNTPEETWESLLAGKSGAAPITHFDTTLFKTKFACEVKNLNINDWIDRKEARKLDRYTQLAMIAAMQGVKDANIDLEKEDLNNVGVVFGVGIGGIKTFEDEVKYFGTHEENGPKFNPFFIPKMIADIASGQISIHFGFHGPNYTTTSACASSSNALADAFNLIRLGKANIIVSGGAEAAICACGVGGFNAMHALSTRNDDPEHASRPFSASRDGFIMGEGAGCLILEELEHAKARGAKIYAEMVGEGESADAYHITASHPEGLGAKLVMERALADANLKPEDIDYINVHGTSTHVGDISEAKAIKAVFGDAAYKLNISSTKSMTGHLLGAAGAVEAMACVLSVKNDIVPPTINHEEGDNDPELDYNLNFTFNKAQKREVRAALSNTFGFGGHNCCVVFKKYAE